The following proteins are co-located in the Trichomycterus rosablanca isolate fTriRos1 chromosome 14, fTriRos1.hap1, whole genome shotgun sequence genome:
- the LOC134326234 gene encoding zinc finger protein 239-like: MCIHTGVKPYQCSQCGKSFNGPSALKIHLRIHTGEKPYQCSQCGKSFYIQSTLKSHQRIHTGVKPYQCSQCGKSFNQQCDLKIHQRIHTGEKPYQCSQCGKSFNQQYDLKIHQRIHTGVKPYQCSQCGKSFNQQSNLKIHQRIHTGEKPYQCLQCEKSFNQQCHLKTHQRIHTGEKPYQCSQCGKSFNQQSHLKTHQRIHTGEKHYLHPESDTNRVCTRF, from the exons atGT gcattcacactggagtgaaaccgtatcagtgttcacagtgtggaaagagttttaatggaccgagtgctcttaaaatacacctgcgcattcacactggagagaaaccatatcagtgctcacagtgtggaaagagtttttataTACAGAGTACTCTCAAaagtcaccagcgcattcacactggagtgaaaccgtatcagtgctcacaatgtgggaagagttttaatcaacagtgtgatcttaaaatacaccagcgcattcacactggagagaaaccgtatcagtgctcacagtgtgggaagagttttaatcaacagtatgatcttaaaatacaccagcgcattcacactggagtgaaaccgtatcagtgctcacagtgtggaaagagttttaatcaacagagtaatcttaaaatacaccagcgcattcacactggagagaaaccatatcagtgcttacagtgtgagaagagttttaatcaacagtgtcatctcaaaacacatcagcgcattcacactggagagaaaccatatcagtgctcacagtgtggtaagagttttaatcaacagagtcatctcaaaacacaccagcgcattcacactggagaaaaacattATCTGCATCCGGAATCAGATACTAacagagtctgtactagattttaa